In Camelus dromedarius isolate mCamDro1 chromosome 24, mCamDro1.pat, whole genome shotgun sequence, one genomic interval encodes:
- the IL32 gene encoding interleukin-32 gives MHRSVDDFCDTVESLPNENAEVQPALEKLEDQINEDMLEAVGATIEDNVSESAPLLSELRLRTQRPADPDVIYDGPEVQEPESIWDRVKRMFDVLMQKWSDALAWLWKKVAACLQSLGNAIEAIWRKFKGFCSSLGQLFKSCITV, from the exons ATG CACAGGAGTGTAGATGACTTCTGTGATACAGTGGAAAGTCTACCCAATGAAAATGCAGAG GTGCAGCCAGCTCTAGAAAAGCTAGAG GACCAAATTAATGAGGACATGCTTGAAGCTGTGGGTGCTACCATTGAGGACAATGTCTCG GAATCTGCTCCCTTGCTTTCCGAGCTACGTCTCAGAACCCAAAGACCTGCTGATCCTGACGTGATATATGATGGCCCAGAGGTCCAGGAGCCTGAGAGCATTTGGGACAGGGTAAAGAGAATGTTTGATGTGCTGATGCAGAAATGGAGCGATGCACTGGCCTGGCTGTGGAAGAAGGTGGCTGCCTGCCTACAGTCCTTGGGCAACGCGATTGAGGCCATCTGGAGAAAGTTCAAAGGTTTCTGCTCCTCTCTGGGGCAGCTCTTCAAGAGCTGCATCACTGTCTAG
- the ZSCAN10 gene encoding zinc finger and SCAN domain-containing protein 10: MLSESVPAAQEPEQFGAVKLEEEEAAGQEDPRQPEARPRPEVAHQLFRCFQYQEDMGPRASLSRLRELCSHWLQPALHTKKQILELLVLEQFLSVLPPHLLARLQGQQLRDGEEVVLLLEGVQRESSNVGPLDFSFNAGKNYPRADITLEEQGGSSQVSSHSPKKEVPSEGPPALEPAKELLLSQSGPSKPAEMGAWRRPPISKQPLSPGPKGTLQALQESVLSVPQGPELWPEENSGDQELAAVLESLTFEDVPAKKAWPVHPLGFGSRTPDKEFKEEEQKVVSWPTANSAKSWADSPRVAEEPHTQSLGRGPEVDRTGGEMSPPSRTDVLEVKVAGGTPKSEPEIKFICTECGVSFPQLSRLEAHQLRSHPGARSFLCLCCGKSFGRSSILKLHMRTHTDERPHTCHLCGHRFRQSSHLSKHLQTHSSEPAFLCAECGQGFQRRASLMQHLLAHAQDQKPSCAPETKTQAPPELAVVLCSHCGQTFQRRSSLKRHLRIHAKDKGHQCSECSGSLHPGPERRPYVCSDCGKAFRRSEHLGAHRRVHTGERPFSCQVCGRSFSQSSQLVCHQRVHTGERPYSCPHCGKRFMRRAGLARHLLTHGGPRPHNCVQCGKSFSQTQDLARHRRSHTGEKPCRCSECGEGFSQSAHLARHQRIHTGEKPHICDTCGHRFRNSSNLARHRRSHTGERPYSCQKCGRSFRRNAHLQRHLATHAGAGDESGSGQAEPPQECLECGKIFSRSCNLLRHMLVHTGARPYSCTQCGRSFSRNSHLLRHLRTHARETLY; encoded by the exons ATGCTTTCAGAATCTGTCCCGGCTGCGCAGGAGCCAGAGCAGTTCGGAGCAGTCaaactggaggaggaggaggctgctggCCAGGAAGACCCCAGGCAGCCAGAGGCCAGGCCCCGGCCCGAGGTGGCTCACCAGCTCTTCAGATGCTTCCAGTATCAGGAGGATATGGGGCCAAGGGCGTCCCTGAGCCGGCTCCGGGAGCTCTGTAGCCACTGGCTGCAGCCGGCGCTGCACACCAAGAAGCAGATCCTGGAGCTGCTGGTGCTGGAGCAGTTCCTGAGCGTGCTGCCTCCGCATCTCCTGGCCCGGCTACAGGGCCAGCAGCTCAGGGATGGCGAAGAGGTTGTGCTGCTGCTGGAGGGTGTCCAGAGGGAGTCCAGCAATGTGGGACCATTG GATTTTAGTTTTAATGCTGGCAAGAACTATCCCCGTGCAGACATCACCTTGGAGGAACAGGGAGGTTCTTCCCAGGTCTCCAGCCACAGCCCCAAAAAGGAAGTGCCTTCAGAAGGGCCTCCAGCCCTGGAACCAGCAAAGGAACTCCTGCTGTCCCAGTCAGGGCCCTCCAAGCCTGCAGAGATGGGGGCCTGGAGACGTCCCCCAATTTCAAAGCAGCCATTGAGCCCAGGTCCTAAGGGAACATTGCAGGCCTTGCAGGAGAGCG TGCTGTCAGTCCCCCAGGGCCCTGAGCTGTGGCCGGAGGAGAACTCTGGAGATCAAGAGCTGGCAGCTGTGCTG GAGTCCCTGACCTTTGAAGATGTTCCAGCAAAGAAGGCTTGGCCTGTGCATCCTCTGG gatTTGGAAGCAGAACCCCAGACAAGGAGTTTAAAGAAGAAGAGCAGAAAGTGGTTTCTTGGCCCACTGCCAACTCGGCAAAGTCTTGGGCAGACAGTCCCAGGGTGGCGGAAGAGCCCCACACCCAGTCGCTTGGGCGGGGCCCTGAGGTGGATCGCACGGGTGGAGAAATGTCCCCTCCGAGCAGGACTGATGTTCTTGAGGTCAAAGTGGCCGGAGGGACCCCCAAGTCAGAGCCGGAGATAAAGTTCATCTGCACAGAGTGCGGGGTGAGCTTCCCGCAGCTCTCCCGGCTGGAGGCGCACCAGCTGCGGTCTCACCCCGGCGCGCGGTCCTTCCTGTGCTTGTGTTGCGGGAAGAGCTTTGGCCGCAGCTCCATCCTCAAGCTGCACATGCGCACGCACACTGATGAGCGGCCGCACACCTGCCATCTCTGTGGCCACCGCTTCCGCCAGAGCTCGCATCTGAGCAAACACCTGCAGACGCACTCTTCTGAGCCTGCCTTCCTGTGCGCCGAGTGCGGCCAGGGCTTCCAGCGCCGGGCCAGCCTCATGCAGCACCTCCTGGCGCACGCCCAGGACCAAAAGCCCTCGTGCGCGCCGGAGACCAAGACTCAAGCGCCCCCGGAGCTGGCCGTAGTCCTGTGCTCCCACTGCGGCCAGACCTTCCAGCGCCGCTCCAGCCTCAAGCGCCACCTGCGAATCCACGCCAAGGACAAGGGCCACCAGTGCTCCGAGTGCTCGGGCAGCCTGCACCCGGGGCCTGAGCGCAGGCCCTATGTGTGCAGCGACTGCGGCAAGGCTTTCCGGCGCAGCGAGCACCTGGGGGCACACCGGCGCGTGCACACCGGCGAGCGGCCCTTCTCCTGCCAGGTCTGCGGCCGCAGCTTCAGTCAGAGCTCCCAGCTGGTCTGCCACCAGCGGGTGCACACGGGCGAGAGGCCCTACAGCTGCCCGCACTGCGGGAAGCGCTTCATGCGGCGGGCTGGCCTCGCCCGCCACCTCCTGACCCACGGCGGCCCTAGGCCCCACAACTGCGTCCAGTGCGGCAAGAGCTTCAGCCAGACCCAGGACCTCGCCCGCCACCGGCGCAGCCACACAGGGGAGAAGCCCTGCCGCTGCAGCGAGTGCGGCGAGGGCTTCAGCCAGAGCGCCCACCTGGCGCGCCACCAGCGcatccacaccggggagaagcccCACATCTGTGACACCTGCGGTCACCGTTTCCGGAACAGCTCCAACCTGGCCCGCCACCGCCGCAGCCACACCGGCGAGCGGCCATACAGCTGCCAGAAGTGCGGCCGGAGCTTCCGGCGCAACGCCCACCTGCAGCGACACCTGGCCACCCACGCAGGGGCAGGGGATGAGTCCGGGTCTGGGCAGGCTGAGCCCCCGCAGGAGTGCCTGGAGTGCGGCAAGATCTTCAGCCGCAGCTGCAATCTGCTGCGTCACATGCTGGTCCACACGGGAGCCAGGCCCTACTCATGCACGCAGTGTGGCCGGAGCTTCAGCCGCAACTCCCACCTCCTGCGCCACCTGAGAACGCATGCGCGGGAGACCCTGTACTAA